In the Populus trichocarpa isolate Nisqually-1 chromosome 8, P.trichocarpa_v4.1, whole genome shotgun sequence genome, tgattttattttatttttttgcatttcagaAGTCTATTACGAGAAGAGTAAATTGCAGGACGCATGTGCAGAGATTTTTCTAGATTAAATTGTAAACATTTTCATATTCTCTCAAGTATGGTCATCATAAAAGATACTCTTTCATAGGAATTTTCATctcaaggaaaaaataaaattcactgCAGGTATAGGGAGATCAAATTCACATCATTGCTTTTTAGTCAGGTTAAATTGCACTGTACCCAGGAACCTTCTTATAGCCTGAACGCTCCATAATACCTCTGGTGTTCTCACGAGCAGCCCAGTTTCCTATTTCTGCGTAGATATTAGATAACAAGGAATAATGCCCGGTATCACTTGTCCTGATCTTCAAGAGATCCTTTTCAATTTCGGGGATCATGTCCATCCTCTGGTGAATTCGACACCCATTAAGTAAATTACCCAAAACACTAGCATCTGCAGGAAATGGCATTGAGTTGATTATTTTGTAGGCTCCGTTGACATCACCTGCACGGCTCAGAAGGTCAACCAAACAAGCAAAGTGTTCTGAGTTTGGTTCAACGCCAAAATCTCTCATCAGGTCAAAATAGAACTTTCCTTGTTCCACAGATCCTGAATGACTACATGCTGATAGGATATTCATGAAGGTAATATGATTTGGTTTTATTCCCAATTCTACCATTTGATTGAAGAAAGTGATTGCAGCATCAATACGACCATGCATTCCATATCCAGAAATCATCGCACTCCATGACACCACACTCTTTTCTGACATGCTATGAAAAACACCTTCGGCAGTTCGAAGATCTCCACACTTTGCATACATATCAGTTAGAGCAGTTTCTATGTAAAGATCCTTCTCTACACCATACATAATGAGTTTGTGGTGAAGCCATTTTCCCTTTTCAAGACATACCATGTCTGCGCAAGCTTGAATTGCACTTAAGAAGACCACATCAGTTATTTTAAGACAATTGAGGTACATTTGATCAACGAGATGAATTGCCTCTATCGAATTACCACTCTGAACGAACCCGGAAATAATAGAATTCCAAGCCACACtacttttttgtttaatatcattaaatatcATGTATGCTGAATCTGAGAAACCACACCTCGAGTACATGCCAATTAGAGCATTCTTGACAAACTCGCCCAAAATGCATCGTTTGATGGCATAACCATGTATCTGACGCCCAAGCTGTAATGAACCCACATTTCCACAAGCAGATATCGCACTTGACAGGCTAAAAAAATCCAGCATTAGTCCTCGTTTTTGCATCTGCACAAATAATACCAGTGCTTCCTCGAACAACCCTTGCCTAGCATTTATCGATAAGAGTGTGTTCCATGACACAACATTTCTCTCCCCAATTGCAAGAAGAACCTTCTCACAATAACCTAGTTTACCACATCCAGCATATAATTCAATTAACACTGGCCCTAGACAGTCATCTTGGAATGTCATACCTTTCTTCAATGCATAACAATGAATTAATTTCCCTTCTCTAAGCCAGCTTAACCCAGAACAAGATTTAAGAACCCCCATTATGGTAATCACATTCGGCTCCACTTTCAACTCTAGCATCTTCACAAAAATCTCAAAAGCTTCTTTAAACCAACCGCTTCGATTATAACAGTAAATCATTGAAGTCCATGAAATAAAAGTCTTATTGGCCATATTTACAAAAATTCTCTCAGCACTATACAAATCATCACATGAACTATACATCTCAATAAGGGAATTATCCAACGCCTCACAAGTGTCAACTCTCCTCCTAACGATATAACCATGTATGGACTTAGCTAGCTTCAAAATGCCCAGTTTAGAACAAGCCTCAGTGACACTTAACATTATAACCCAGTCCAATTTAACACGTTCATTTACCAACAACCTAAACATCTCCAACGCTTCATTTGCCTCTCCCTTATCAACATAACTAGAAATAATCGAACTCCACGAAACCAAATCTCTGACCGGAATATCATCAAACACCTTCCTTGCATCAGTTAAGCAACCTAATTCTCCATACAAACCGAGAAGTGAAGTCTCAATAAAAGGATCGTTATCAAACCCACATTTAATTATCCTCCCGTGAACTTTTGCACCAATAAACATGTCCCCAAAACCAGCACAAGCTCTCAAAACTGAAGGAAATACGAAACTAGTAATTTGAGCTTCATTGCATAACATCTTGTCGTAGAGTAAAATGGCTTCTTCAAAAGCGTGAGACCAGACATGGCATTTTATAAGGACACCCCACATGAAAGAATCAGGGTTTTGATAGGTTTCAAAGACAAGTGTTGAGGATTTAATGGAACCCATTTGGGCATAGGACTCGATGAGTTTGGTGGAGGCTTGGGCGGTGTTGGAGAGATTAGTGACTGAAAGGTGGGCATGGAGTTGGTTTAATTGTCTTAAGGTTTTGCAGGACCTGAAAAGGGGCATGTAGCGTGTCATTCTGCTTCTTTGTTAATAAGCAGACACAACATTGTCGATTGTGTAAGAAGCGATGCAGAAGTTAGAAGCCCGAGCAAGTAGCAAACAATGATTGGTTATATGGGCCACGACAGAAAGGGTGCTCTCCCGCTATGAAATCAGTGgaacaagaaagaagaaagcagAAAGCAGATTGATTAAGCGAAAAGCAAGCTGTGGAATCAAAATATTGTATTAGCTTAGATTCGGACCATTCATAAATCATGCTATTATTTCTTCACAAgacaagcagcagcagcagcaaaaacGTTTATTATATATAGTGCCTGTAGTTTATTGCAATTGATTAATTAGTatttatactataaaaataattaattttgccATTTGACATCATTGACCATCTTAGATATagtaatctttttatttgaaaattaccttcttttcaaatcagattttccCGAtatctttttctcctttcttgcactctgttttttaaaaagtaaaaaataaatttattagaaaataatatataattgacaGAAAGACCAAGTTGcaagcatattaaaaaataaaaaacatagtttgttAAACTACAAGGATTAGTTAACTAGTTGAGTTAAACTACAAGGACTAAGCTTTGGTTGTGAACGAATAAAAACACAAGAACAACATGTTTCTACTCTCTAATGTCTACGAAGAACACATGATCTAAATCAAATCACATCACATCTGAAATTTCCATACAAGTTATTATGCCATATTGCTAACACATGATCTAAATCAAATCACATCTGAAATTTCCAGCAGAACAAGTGAAGATAGCGCCATCAAATCATACATGACTGAGATAGATTGAAAAATTCCACAAGCTTTTCAGCTCCATGCCTCCATTCTCAAAATCACGTGGACCAGAAGGCAGCACTCGCCTGCTTAAGCACGCCGCCACCATTATCGTCATTTAAGGCGTCGTTTTGGTATTAAAATagtaatagtttttaaaaatatattaaaataatattttttaaaataaataccttaaaacaatctcaaaatataaaaaaattaattaaaataaataataaataattttttaaattttttttcaaatatatttttaaaatacaaaatcatagATACTCAATATTGATCAACCGGCGCCACTTCATGACTGACGAGGCCTATTGTACTTTTCACGCAGCTGCTTGATTAGGATAAAATCTCCTGGTGTCTCCATCCcgtagaaaagaaaagatgtacAGGGATGATCAAACCTTTCCTGCACATTGATCATATGCCTAAAAACAATCAAGTCAAACAAGCCAGGGGAATGCttcattttttaatcaacaacTTGACTTACCATGCATATCCGGTTTCTCAGGAGCAACCAAATTTTCCTCAGGAACTACTGAGACATCAGGGAAAGAAAAGCTAGCATGCAGCTATGGAAGTTTGCTATTAGGCCAAGATCCAAACTCAATAGAATCatggaaacataaaaaagagtGAAGTACGAATTGTTGACGCATCGCAACAGGATAAGCAACTCCTAATCTTTTATATTTGCACTTTGATTCTTCTCACGTAAGAGACTCTATACGGCTGCGGCTGTAGAATTCATTTACCGAGTCCAGAATTATAACATTCAGTTCTAAGGATGTGCTCCCATTGCATAAACGCATCTCTACAGATTCTTTTTCTGCGTATTCAATGCAACTGAACCTCATAAAGGAACTGAAAACAGATGAAAGGTTTAAATGATGGTGTGGAAGCCAAGTTTACATACCAAAAATTTTGTGCCTCACTTTCTGCCCTAAACAAAATGCATACTGTGCATTTTCATA is a window encoding:
- the LOC7460718 gene encoding putative pentatricopeptide repeat-containing protein At1g69350, mitochondrial gives rise to the protein MTRYMPLFRSCKTLRQLNQLHAHLSVTNLSNTAQASTKLIESYAQMGSIKSSTLVFETYQNPDSFMWGVLIKCHVWSHAFEEAILLYDKMLCNEAQITSFVFPSVLRACAGFGDMFIGAKVHGRIIKCGFDNDPFIETSLLGLYGELGCLTDARKVFDDIPVRDLVSWSSIISSYVDKGEANEALEMFRLLVNERVKLDWVIMLSVTEACSKLGILKLAKSIHGYIVRRRVDTCEALDNSLIEMYSSCDDLYSAERIFVNMANKTFISWTSMIYCYNRSGWFKEAFEIFVKMLELKVEPNVITIMGVLKSCSGLSWLREGKLIHCYALKKGMTFQDDCLGPVLIELYAGCGKLGYCEKVLLAIGERNVVSWNTLLSINARQGLFEEALVLFVQMQKRGLMLDFFSLSSAISACGNVGSLQLGRQIHGYAIKRCILGEFVKNALIGMYSRCGFSDSAYMIFNDIKQKSSVAWNSIISGFVQSGNSIEAIHLVDQMYLNCLKITDVVFLSAIQACADMVCLEKGKWLHHKLIMYGVEKDLYIETALTDMYAKCGDLRTAEGVFHSMSEKSVVSWSAMISGYGMHGRIDAAITFFNQMVELGIKPNHITFMNILSACSHSGSVEQGKFYFDLMRDFGVEPNSEHFACLVDLLSRAGDVNGAYKIINSMPFPADASVLGNLLNGCRIHQRMDMIPEIEKDLLKIRTSDTGHYSLLSNIYAEIGNWAARENTRGIMERSGYKKVPGYSAI